A window of Phyllobacterium sp. T1293 contains these coding sequences:
- the aqpZ gene encoding aquaporin Z, whose protein sequence is MLNKLSAEFFGTFWLVLGGCGSAVLAAAFPGVGIGLLGVSFAFGLTVLTMAYAVGGISGGHFNPAVSLGLAVAGRFDFKDLIPYWIAQVIGAIAAAAVLYLIASGKADFAGVKGFASNGYGELSPGGFGLTAALIAEVVFTAFFIIIILGATSSSVPAGFAPIAIGLGLTLIHLVSIPVTNTSVNPARSTGVALFAETAALSQLWLFWVAPLVGAVVGAIIWKALLGKD, encoded by the coding sequence ATGCTCAATAAACTGTCAGCCGAATTCTTCGGTACATTCTGGCTCGTCCTTGGCGGTTGCGGCAGTGCCGTACTTGCCGCTGCGTTTCCGGGCGTTGGTATCGGTTTGCTTGGTGTTTCCTTTGCGTTTGGTCTTACGGTTCTAACCATGGCTTATGCGGTCGGCGGCATCTCCGGCGGCCACTTCAATCCCGCTGTCTCGCTTGGCCTTGCCGTAGCGGGACGCTTCGACTTCAAGGATCTTATTCCTTACTGGATCGCACAGGTTATCGGCGCTATCGCCGCTGCTGCGGTGCTCTATCTGATAGCCTCGGGCAAGGCAGACTTTGCCGGTGTCAAAGGTTTTGCTTCCAATGGTTACGGTGAACTTTCTCCAGGTGGGTTTGGACTGACCGCCGCCCTGATTGCTGAAGTTGTCTTCACAGCCTTCTTCATCATCATCATCCTTGGAGCAACGTCATCATCCGTTCCGGCGGGCTTTGCGCCAATCGCGATTGGTCTGGGACTGACCCTGATCCATCTGGTGTCAATTCCGGTGACGAATACCTCTGTCAATCCAGCCCGGTCTACCGGCGTTGCATTGTTTGCCGAAACGGCAGCACTTAGCCAGCTCTGGCTCTTCTGGGTTGCTCCACTTGTTGGTGCCGTAGTTGGCGCGATCATCTGGAAGGCGCTTCTCGGTAAGGACTGA
- the typA gene encoding translational GTPase TypA, whose protein sequence is MKLRNIAIIAHVDHGKTTLVDELLKQSGSFRDNQRVAERMMDSNDIEKERGITILAKATSVVWKDARINIVDTPGHADFGGEVERILSMVDGAIVLVDAAEGPMPQTKFVVGKALKVGLRPIVAINKIDRPDARHEEVVNEVFDLFAALDATDEQLDFPILYGSGRNGWMARNPEGPQDQGLSALFDMVLDHVPAPTVGEGPFKMIGTILEADPFLGRIITGRIHSGTVKSNQQVKVLHGDGTQLETGRISKILAFRGIERQPIEEAHAGDIIAIAGLQKGTVADTFCATEVSEPLHAQPIDPPTVTMSFIVNDSPLAGTEGDKVTSRVIRDRLFKEAEGNVALKVEESGDKDSFFVSGRGELQLAVLIENMRREGFELGVSRPRVVMTKDENGDMLEPIEEVLIDVDEEYSGTVVQKMSERKAEMVELRPSGGNRVRMVFYAPTRGLIGYQSELLTDTRGTAIMNRLFRAYEPFKGEIAGRNNGVLISNDQGESVAFAMWNLEDRGPMVIEAGVKVYAGMIIGIHSRDNDLEVNVLKGKKLTNIRAAGKDEAVKLTPPIRMTLERALSWIQDDELVEVTPKSIRLRKLYLDSNERKRFEKSSKTAGAA, encoded by the coding sequence ATGAAACTGCGCAACATCGCGATCATCGCACACGTTGACCATGGCAAAACCACGCTTGTCGACGAACTTCTGAAACAGTCCGGCAGCTTCCGTGACAACCAGCGCGTTGCCGAACGCATGATGGATTCGAACGACATCGAAAAGGAACGCGGGATCACGATTCTCGCCAAGGCCACTTCCGTCGTCTGGAAGGATGCACGCATCAACATCGTCGATACGCCAGGCCACGCCGATTTCGGCGGTGAAGTCGAGCGTATCCTGAGCATGGTGGACGGCGCGATCGTTCTCGTCGATGCTGCCGAAGGCCCGATGCCGCAAACCAAGTTCGTTGTCGGCAAGGCTCTTAAGGTTGGCTTGCGCCCGATCGTTGCGATCAACAAGATCGATCGCCCTGATGCGCGCCATGAAGAAGTCGTCAACGAAGTCTTCGACCTCTTTGCCGCTCTCGACGCAACCGATGAACAGCTCGATTTCCCGATCCTTTACGGTTCAGGCCGCAATGGCTGGATGGCACGCAACCCGGAAGGTCCGCAGGATCAGGGTCTGTCCGCCCTGTTCGACATGGTTCTCGACCATGTGCCTGCCCCGACCGTCGGCGAAGGCCCGTTCAAGATGATCGGCACGATCCTTGAAGCCGATCCGTTCCTCGGCCGCATCATCACCGGCCGCATCCATTCCGGCACCGTCAAGTCGAACCAGCAGGTCAAGGTTCTGCACGGCGACGGCACGCAGCTTGAAACCGGCCGTATCTCAAAAATTCTCGCTTTCCGCGGTATTGAGCGCCAGCCAATTGAAGAAGCCCATGCGGGCGACATCATTGCCATCGCCGGTCTGCAGAAAGGCACTGTTGCCGATACATTCTGTGCCACTGAGGTTTCCGAGCCTCTGCATGCGCAGCCAATCGATCCGCCAACAGTCACCATGTCGTTCATCGTCAATGATTCGCCATTGGCCGGAACGGAAGGCGACAAGGTTACCAGCCGCGTTATTCGCGACCGCCTCTTCAAGGAAGCCGAAGGCAATGTCGCGCTGAAGGTTGAAGAATCGGGCGACAAGGATTCGTTCTTCGTATCGGGCCGCGGCGAATTGCAGCTTGCCGTTCTCATCGAGAACATGCGCCGTGAAGGTTTCGAGCTTGGCGTTTCGCGTCCCCGCGTTGTCATGACGAAGGACGAAAATGGCGACATGCTTGAGCCAATCGAAGAAGTCCTGATCGACGTTGACGAGGAATATTCAGGCACCGTTGTGCAGAAGATGTCCGAGCGCAAGGCTGAAATGGTTGAGCTTCGCCCATCCGGCGGCAATCGCGTCCGCATGGTTTTCTACGCACCGACGCGCGGCCTCATCGGCTATCAGTCGGAGCTTCTGACCGATACGCGCGGTACCGCCATCATGAACCGCCTGTTCCGTGCTTACGAGCCTTTCAAGGGCGAAATCGCAGGCCGCAACAATGGCGTTCTGATTTCCAACGATCAGGGCGAGTCTGTTGCCTTCGCCATGTGGAACCTTGAAGATCGCGGCCCGATGGTTATCGAAGCTGGCGTCAAGGTCTATGCCGGCATGATCATCGGCATCCATTCCCGTGACAACGATCTGGAAGTCAACGTGCTCAAGGGCAAGAAGCTGACCAACATCCGCGCCGCAGGCAAGGATGAAGCTGTCAAGCTGACACCGCCGATCCGTATGACGCTGGAACGCGCCCTGTCGTGGATTCAGGACGACGAACTGGTTGAAGTCACGCCGAAGTCCATTCGCCTGCGCAAGCTCTATCTCGACTCCAACGAGCGCAAGCGTTTTGAAAAGAGCAGCAAGACTGCCGGCGCTGCATAA
- a CDS encoding DUF167 family protein — translation MSTAFFRKERDGITLFVRLTPKSARDGIEGVEETGDGRAHLKARVRAVPEDGKANAALEKLLAKSLGIAARDVSIGAGATSRLKQVKISGDPEALALQLETLGSP, via the coding sequence TTGAGCACGGCTTTCTTTCGCAAGGAGCGTGACGGTATCACGCTCTTTGTCAGGCTGACGCCAAAGTCAGCCCGCGACGGAATTGAAGGTGTTGAAGAAACGGGTGACGGGCGAGCCCATCTGAAAGCCCGTGTGCGGGCGGTGCCGGAAGATGGAAAAGCCAATGCGGCGCTGGAAAAGCTGCTGGCGAAATCGCTTGGAATAGCGGCGCGTGATGTTTCTATTGGCGCTGGCGCCACGTCACGGCTGAAACAGGTAAAGATATCGGGCGATCCGGAAGCGCTGGCCTTACAGCTCGAAACACTGGGATCGCCCTGA
- a CDS encoding MFS transporter, with amino-acid sequence MTLSETNAAHDRYAAFRHSSFTRYWLSRFFGSFAIQIISVSVGWQIYDLTRDPFDLGLVGLVQFAPSLLLVLITGAAADRFGRRFIMGLALGVEVICAVLLLLLTLTHTFTPLAVFAILAGFGVGRAFLGPASASLVVNLVPTEVFSNAVSWNSSAWQIATIVGPVAGGLLYGLSPAIAYGIASLLLAAATICIFSIPKPTQHTLTEKKSFQTLMAGFHYIWKEKVVLGAISLDLFAVLLGGAVALLPVYARDILQLGPWGLGMLRAAPGIGAILTALWLAGHPIRDHAGMIMFLFVALFGLLTIMFGVSHLAWLSIALLALMGAADMISVYIRETLLQLWTPDHVRGRVNAVNMVFVGASNELGEFRAGIMASMIGTIPAVVFGGIGTIAVAGLWAYWFPQLRKARNLQGRT; translated from the coding sequence ATGACCCTCTCTGAAACGAATGCGGCCCATGATCGTTACGCCGCTTTTCGCCATTCGTCCTTCACCCGCTATTGGCTGTCCCGCTTCTTCGGGTCCTTTGCGATCCAGATTATCAGCGTGTCTGTGGGTTGGCAGATTTATGATCTGACGCGCGATCCCTTCGATCTTGGGCTGGTCGGACTTGTGCAGTTTGCTCCATCCCTGCTGCTCGTTCTCATCACTGGCGCGGCAGCTGATCGTTTTGGCCGCCGCTTCATCATGGGACTGGCCCTCGGTGTCGAAGTGATCTGCGCCGTCCTGTTGTTGCTGCTGACGCTTACCCATACATTCACGCCTCTCGCCGTCTTTGCCATTCTGGCCGGCTTTGGTGTGGGACGCGCCTTTCTTGGACCGGCTTCCGCTTCCCTCGTTGTCAATCTTGTACCGACAGAGGTGTTTTCCAACGCCGTATCGTGGAATTCCTCGGCCTGGCAGATCGCCACAATCGTTGGCCCTGTCGCGGGCGGCTTGCTCTATGGCCTGTCGCCCGCCATCGCCTATGGTATCGCTTCGCTCCTGCTGGCCGCTGCAACAATCTGCATTTTCTCCATTCCCAAGCCGACCCAGCACACGCTGACAGAAAAGAAGTCATTCCAGACATTGATGGCCGGGTTTCATTACATCTGGAAAGAGAAAGTCGTGCTGGGTGCGATTTCACTCGACCTTTTCGCCGTGCTTCTGGGTGGTGCCGTGGCGCTTTTGCCCGTTTATGCCCGTGATATTCTTCAGCTGGGCCCATGGGGACTTGGCATGTTGCGGGCAGCGCCCGGCATAGGCGCTATTCTGACCGCGCTCTGGCTGGCAGGCCATCCGATCCGCGATCATGCGGGCATGATCATGTTCCTGTTCGTCGCTCTCTTCGGCTTGCTGACGATCATGTTCGGCGTGTCCCATCTCGCATGGCTGTCCATCGCCTTGCTGGCGCTGATGGGCGCTGCTGACATGATCAGCGTCTATATCAGAGAAACACTGCTCCAACTCTGGACGCCTGATCATGTCCGAGGGCGCGTCAATGCCGTCAATATGGTGTTTGTCGGCGCGTCGAACGAGCTGGGCGAGTTCCGCGCCGGGATTATGGCATCCATGATAGGTACGATTCCTGCCGTGGTGTTCGGTGGCATTGGCACAATCGCTGTGGCAGGGCTGTGGGCCTACTGGTTCCCGCAATTGCGCAAGGCACGTAACCTGCAGGGCCGTACTTAA
- a CDS encoding GcvT family protein produces the protein MTLPSHAQIVVIGGGIIGCSTAYHLAKDHKADVVLLEQGQLTSGSTWHAAGLVGQLRSSASITRVLKYSVDLYKRLDEETGLATGWKMTGCLRLATNQDRWTEFRRLATTAGSFGMDMHLLSPQEVKAMWPLMRVDDLVGASWLPTDGQASPSDITQSLARGARMNGAKLIENIRVTGFEMDGERIIKVKTDQGDIACEKVVNCAGQWARQVGAMAGINVPLQPVKHQYIITEKIDGLSSNAPTIRDPDRRTYFKEEVGGLVMGGYEPNPQGWVTGDVPDDWQFRLFDDDFDHFEQHMMQAMERIPALETVGVKQMINGPESFTPDGNFILGRAPECSNMFVGAGFNAFGIASGGGAGWVLAQWVIDGEAPLDLWTVDIRRFSNLHRDRDWVLDRTLEAYGKHYTIGFPHEEYTSGRPAIVSPLYDRLKKHGAVFGSKLGWERPNWFAPEGTEPVDIYSMGRQNWFDQVGKEHALVREKAGIFDQSSFAKYELTGKDARKALDYICANDVAKPVGRLTYTQLLNTRGGIECDLTVARLAEDKFYIVTGTGFRTHDFAWIKEHIGDGLDARLVDITEHFGTLSLMGPKAREILARVTDTDVSNSAFPFGHVREIKIAGATVRALRVTYVGELGWELHIPIAATGTVFDALMQAGEEFGIAPVGYRALESLRLEKGYRAWGSDITPNDSPFEAGLGWAVKLRKETEFLGRKASQTIQAASLKKRLVGFTVADEDVVLLGRETILRNGETVGYLTSGGFGYTIGKPIGFGYVRHTDGVSDGFLTEGTYELIVANERFPAEIHLEPLYDPQNAKVKA, from the coding sequence ATGACCCTGCCCAGTCACGCCCAGATCGTCGTTATCGGCGGTGGCATCATCGGCTGTTCGACGGCCTATCATCTTGCAAAAGATCACAAGGCGGATGTCGTTCTGCTTGAGCAGGGACAATTGACATCGGGCTCCACCTGGCACGCAGCAGGCCTTGTTGGTCAGTTGCGCTCCTCCGCATCCATCACCCGCGTCCTGAAATATTCCGTTGATCTCTACAAGCGTCTTGATGAGGAAACCGGTCTGGCAACGGGCTGGAAAATGACCGGTTGCCTGCGTCTTGCCACCAATCAGGATCGCTGGACAGAATTCCGGCGTCTGGCGACCACTGCTGGCAGCTTCGGCATGGATATGCACCTTCTTTCGCCGCAGGAGGTCAAGGCCATGTGGCCGTTGATGCGGGTTGATGATCTGGTTGGCGCAAGCTGGCTTCCGACCGACGGACAGGCTAGCCCATCGGATATCACGCAGTCGCTGGCACGCGGTGCCCGTATGAACGGTGCGAAACTCATTGAAAATATCCGCGTCACCGGGTTCGAAATGGATGGCGAGCGTATCATCAAGGTCAAGACTGATCAGGGTGACATCGCCTGCGAAAAAGTAGTCAACTGCGCGGGCCAGTGGGCACGCCAAGTCGGTGCAATGGCTGGCATCAACGTGCCGCTGCAACCTGTGAAACACCAATATATCATCACCGAAAAGATCGATGGCCTGTCCTCAAACGCACCGACCATCCGCGATCCTGACAGACGCACCTATTTCAAGGAAGAAGTTGGTGGTCTGGTCATGGGCGGCTATGAACCCAATCCACAGGGATGGGTGACGGGCGATGTGCCAGACGATTGGCAGTTCCGCCTGTTTGACGATGATTTTGACCATTTTGAACAGCATATGATGCAGGCGATGGAGCGCATTCCCGCGCTTGAAACTGTCGGCGTCAAGCAGATGATCAATGGCCCCGAGAGTTTTACACCGGATGGGAATTTCATTCTCGGTCGTGCGCCTGAGTGCTCCAATATGTTTGTCGGCGCGGGCTTCAACGCCTTTGGCATTGCATCCGGTGGCGGCGCGGGTTGGGTGCTAGCCCAATGGGTCATCGATGGCGAAGCACCGCTCGATCTGTGGACTGTCGATATCAGGCGCTTTTCCAATCTGCATCGCGACCGTGACTGGGTGCTTGACCGCACATTGGAAGCCTATGGCAAACACTACACGATTGGCTTTCCGCACGAGGAATATACCTCCGGACGGCCAGCCATCGTCTCACCGCTCTATGATCGCCTGAAGAAACACGGCGCGGTCTTCGGCTCAAAACTCGGCTGGGAACGCCCGAACTGGTTTGCACCTGAGGGTACGGAACCCGTCGATATTTATTCCATGGGCCGGCAGAACTGGTTCGATCAGGTTGGCAAAGAACATGCACTGGTGCGGGAAAAGGCCGGCATTTTCGACCAGTCCTCCTTTGCCAAATATGAATTGACGGGCAAGGATGCACGAAAGGCTCTCGATTACATCTGCGCCAATGATGTTGCAAAGCCTGTCGGGCGGCTGACCTATACGCAGCTTCTCAACACGCGTGGTGGCATTGAATGCGATCTCACGGTGGCGCGACTTGCCGAAGACAAATTCTATATCGTCACCGGCACCGGCTTCCGCACCCATGACTTTGCCTGGATCAAGGAACATATCGGCGATGGGCTGGATGCACGCCTCGTCGATATCACCGAGCATTTCGGCACGCTTTCGCTCATGGGCCCAAAGGCACGCGAAATTCTGGCGCGCGTCACGGATACCGATGTCAGCAACAGCGCCTTTCCTTTCGGCCATGTCAGAGAGATCAAGATTGCTGGAGCGACGGTTCGCGCCCTGCGCGTGACCTATGTCGGCGAGCTTGGCTGGGAACTGCATATTCCGATTGCCGCCACAGGTACCGTCTTCGATGCCTTGATGCAGGCAGGTGAGGAATTTGGCATTGCCCCGGTCGGATATCGTGCGCTGGAATCATTGCGACTGGAAAAAGGTTATCGCGCCTGGGGCTCTGATATCACGCCCAATGACTCGCCCTTTGAAGCCGGGCTCGGCTGGGCGGTTAAATTGCGCAAGGAAACAGAATTTCTCGGACGCAAGGCCAGCCAGACTATTCAGGCTGCATCTCTCAAGAAACGCCTTGTCGGTTTCACTGTTGCCGATGAGGATGTGGTGCTTCTTGGGCGTGAGACGATCCTGCGCAATGGCGAGACAGTGGGCTACCTTACCAGTGGTGGTTTCGGTTACACAATCGGCAAGCCCATTGGCTTCGGTTATGTCCGCCATACGGATGGTGTGAGCGACGGCTTTTTGACCGAAGGAACCTATGAGCTGATCGTCGCCAATGAGCGCTTCCCCGCCGAGATTCACCTTGAGCCGCTCTATGACCCGCAAAACGCAAAAGTGAAGGCGTAA
- the ppa gene encoding inorganic diphosphatase yields the protein MRIDAISVGNNPPEDVNVIIEVPVGGQPIKYELDKDSGALFVDRFLHTPMTYPGNYGFVPHTLSDDGDPIDVLICNTRALMPTSVINVRPIGVLVMEDNKGQDEKIIAVPSPHLTLRYEKVHNYTDLPEITLKQIQHFFEHYKDLEPGKWVKIGDWGDEDAARKLITEAIERHNAKKA from the coding sequence ATGCGCATTGATGCCATTTCGGTCGGCAATAATCCCCCTGAAGATGTCAACGTAATCATCGAGGTTCCAGTCGGCGGTCAACCGATCAAGTACGAACTCGACAAGGATTCCGGCGCATTGTTTGTCGACCGGTTCCTGCACACCCCGATGACCTATCCGGGTAATTACGGTTTTGTTCCGCACACCCTGTCGGATGACGGTGATCCGATTGACGTGCTGATCTGCAACACCCGTGCCCTGATGCCAACCAGCGTTATCAACGTGCGCCCCATTGGCGTTCTCGTCATGGAAGACAATAAGGGACAGGACGAGAAGATCATCGCCGTGCCTTCACCGCACCTGACCCTGCGTTATGAGAAGGTCCACAACTACACGGATCTGCCTGAAATCACACTGAAGCAGATCCAGCACTTCTTCGAACACTACAAGGATCTGGAACCCGGCAAATGGGTGAAGATTGGTGACTGGGGTGATGAAGATGCGGCCCGCAAACTGATCACTGAAGCCATTGAGCGTCACAACGCCAAGAAGGCCTGA
- a CDS encoding YggT family protein codes for MLALIRTIDLALDIYTWILIASAIFSWLYAFNVINSSNRFVASIGEFLYRVTEPALRPIRRFLPDLGGIDISPIILLLIIFFLRQFLWTTIAPLLV; via the coding sequence ATGCTCGCTCTTATCCGCACGATTGATCTGGCCCTCGATATCTACACTTGGATTCTGATTGCCAGTGCGATCTTCTCATGGCTCTACGCATTCAACGTGATCAATTCGAGCAACCGGTTTGTCGCTTCAATTGGCGAATTTCTCTACCGGGTGACGGAGCCTGCCTTGCGCCCTATCCGGCGCTTCCTGCCCGATCTGGGTGGTATCGACATATCTCCGATCATCCTGCTGCTGATTATCTTTTTCCTTCGCCAGTTTCTGTGGACCACAATCGCGCCGCTTCTGGTTTAA
- the mgtE gene encoding magnesium transporter, with protein sequence MNDLRLNQDAVNAELAQASNVAEQLAAMQAADAVELLNELDVEDAVGILAEMPRDHAVLILDQPELHSSAEIIAELPAPIARELLDAMSADRVTDIFQQFDDETRIRLASSLGQETKAALRKLLHYPPHTAGSLMTTEFVSVPGDWNVAATLQHIREVERSRETIYAIYVTDAKTKGLLRAVALRRLITSEPDDSIMSVGRDVAPVTVGPLTDQEDVARLFRKHDLLAVPVVNDDNHIIGIVTVDDVIDAMTQEMTEDTLKFGGMEALNKPYMQIGFVQMLRKRAGWLGVLFLSEMLTASAMQYFEGELEKAVVLTLFIPLIMSSGGNSGSQATSLLIRALALQELRLKDWWKVALRELPTGMVLGSFLGVIGIIRITTWQMVGLYDYGPHWMLIAATVGAALIGIVTFGSLVGSMLPFILQKIGFDPASASAPFVATLVDVTGLVIYFSIALVFLSGTLL encoded by the coding sequence ATGAACGACCTTCGCTTGAATCAAGATGCAGTCAATGCCGAATTGGCACAGGCATCCAATGTAGCAGAACAGCTTGCCGCCATGCAGGCCGCTGATGCTGTTGAACTGCTCAACGAACTCGATGTCGAGGATGCTGTCGGCATTCTCGCTGAAATGCCGAGAGATCACGCAGTTTTGATCCTCGATCAGCCGGAACTGCATTCATCGGCCGAGATTATTGCCGAGCTTCCAGCACCCATTGCACGCGAACTGCTTGACGCCATGTCAGCCGACCGCGTTACTGATATCTTTCAGCAGTTCGATGATGAAACCCGTATCCGCCTTGCTTCCAGCCTCGGGCAGGAAACCAAGGCTGCACTGCGCAAACTCCTGCATTACCCACCCCATACGGCAGGCAGCTTGATGACCACCGAGTTCGTCAGCGTGCCCGGCGACTGGAACGTGGCGGCAACACTGCAGCATATTCGCGAAGTGGAGCGGTCCCGCGAGACGATCTATGCGATCTATGTGACCGACGCAAAGACCAAAGGTCTGTTGCGGGCTGTCGCCTTGCGCCGTCTGATCACCAGCGAGCCTGACGATTCCATCATGAGTGTTGGCCGCGACGTTGCCCCGGTAACGGTCGGCCCGCTAACCGATCAGGAGGATGTTGCCCGGCTCTTCCGCAAGCACGATCTGCTCGCCGTTCCCGTGGTCAATGACGACAATCACATCATCGGTATCGTTACTGTCGATGATGTGATCGACGCCATGACGCAGGAAATGACCGAAGACACGCTGAAGTTCGGTGGTATGGAGGCCTTGAACAAGCCCTACATGCAGATCGGCTTCGTACAGATGCTGCGCAAGCGGGCCGGTTGGCTCGGCGTGCTGTTTCTCAGCGAGATGCTGACCGCCAGCGCCATGCAATATTTCGAGGGTGAACTGGAGAAGGCCGTTGTCCTGACGCTCTTCATTCCGCTGATCATGAGTTCCGGCGGCAATTCCGGCTCGCAGGCTACATCCCTACTGATCCGCGCACTGGCACTGCAGGAACTGCGCCTGAAGGATTGGTGGAAGGTCGCCTTGCGCGAACTGCCAACAGGCATGGTGCTCGGCTCGTTCCTCGGCGTCATCGGTATCATCCGCATCACCACATGGCAGATGGTGGGTCTTTATGATTACGGCCCGCACTGGATGCTGATTGCCGCCACTGTCGGTGCTGCCCTGATCGGCATTGTAACCTTTGGTTCGCTTGTCGGCTCGATGCTGCCCTTTATCCTGCAGAAGATCGGCTTCGATCCTGCCAGCGCATCGGCACCTTTTGTGGCAACGCTGGTCGATGTGACAGGGCTGGTGATCTATTTCTCGATTGCCCTCGTCTTCCTATCGGGCACTCTTCTCTGA
- a CDS encoding GNAT family N-acetyltransferase has translation MNTHVTEIRRAELADAGEISAVHLAAWQGAYRGIIPHRSLNTMLHRRGADWWARAIRRSTQILVADIGGVIAGYATLGPNRARQLPQKGEVYELYIRPEYQGLGLGTRLLGASRRSLVDQGLKGMVVWALEDNDLAINFYQNAGGKDVAEGVECFEGKTLKKIAFVWN, from the coding sequence ATGAACACCCATGTGACCGAGATCAGACGAGCTGAACTGGCCGATGCGGGCGAAATCTCCGCTGTGCATCTGGCTGCCTGGCAAGGTGCCTATCGGGGCATTATTCCACACCGTTCGCTCAACACCATGTTGCACCGTCGCGGCGCAGATTGGTGGGCGAGAGCCATTCGCCGTTCCACACAAATTCTCGTCGCCGATATTGGCGGAGTGATTGCAGGCTATGCCACGCTGGGCCCAAACAGGGCGCGCCAGTTGCCGCAAAAAGGTGAAGTCTACGAGCTTTACATCCGCCCTGAATATCAGGGATTGGGCCTCGGGACGCGCCTGCTGGGTGCTTCGCGCCGCAGCCTTGTCGATCAGGGCCTCAAGGGCATGGTCGTCTGGGCGCTTGAGGACAATGACCTTGCAATCAATTTCTATCAGAATGCGGGCGGCAAGGATGTAGCCGAAGGTGTCGAGTGTTTCGAAGGCAAGACCTTGAAGAAAATCGCCTTCGTCTGGAACTGA
- a CDS encoding choline/ethanolamine kinase family protein yields the protein MTQTQTSEARIAALPLWHGNISVTLLKGGISNESYVVEDENRKYVVRFGKDYPFHHVFRDREAMTAKAAHSAGFAPELFYADDGIMVSSFLGAKTYGAQDVRDNIAGVATLIRQFHTAMPDHITGPGFMFWVFHVIRDYARTLKAGKSRMRDQLDNYLTIAGEMEAVQKPLPIIFGHNDLLPANILDDGERLWLIDFEYAGFSTAMFDLAGIASNSGLNDEESEVLLAAYFGTSPDHALKRAHAAMQCASLLREAMWGMVSELYLNAPGVDYVAYTHENLERLQQALDRFRTTYGSKS from the coding sequence ATGACGCAGACCCAGACCAGTGAAGCCCGAATTGCTGCCTTGCCCCTGTGGCATGGCAATATCAGCGTGACGCTGCTCAAGGGCGGGATCAGCAATGAGAGCTATGTGGTCGAGGATGAAAACCGCAAATATGTGGTGCGGTTTGGCAAGGATTATCCCTTTCACCACGTCTTTCGTGACCGCGAGGCCATGACCGCAAAGGCCGCGCATAGCGCCGGATTTGCACCTGAACTGTTTTATGCCGATGACGGCATAATGGTATCGTCATTTCTGGGCGCTAAAACCTACGGCGCACAGGACGTGCGCGACAATATCGCCGGTGTCGCCACCCTGATCCGGCAATTTCACACAGCAATGCCCGATCACATCACCGGTCCCGGTTTCATGTTCTGGGTGTTTCACGTCATCCGGGACTATGCCCGCACGCTCAAGGCGGGCAAAAGCCGCATGCGTGACCAACTGGACAATTATCTCACCATTGCTGGCGAGATGGAGGCTGTGCAAAAGCCACTGCCGATCATTTTCGGCCATAACGATCTTCTGCCCGCCAATATTCTCGATGATGGCGAACGCCTGTGGCTGATCGACTTTGAATATGCCGGTTTTTCCACCGCGATGTTTGATCTTGCCGGTATCGCGTCCAATTCTGGTTTGAACGATGAAGAATCGGAAGTCTTGCTGGCAGCCTATTTCGGGACCTCTCCCGATCACGCGCTGAAGCGCGCCCACGCGGCGATGCAGTGCGCTTCGCTATTGCGCGAAGCCATGTGGGGCATGGTGTCAGAGCTTTATCTCAATGCCCCCGGCGTCGATTATGTCGCCTACACCCATGAAAATCTGGAGCGTCTGCAACAGGCGCTCGACCGGTTTCGAACCACATATGGAAGCAAATCATGA